Proteins encoded by one window of Bacillota bacterium:
- a CDS encoding DUF2075 domain-containing protein, with amino-acid sequence MKPTNILSAYQGINAINNAGIRTAKEIKETLKLSKSEANVLEQFCITLKSHQHSFEIFDGYYVGYSIKQISKEFDLLRFSEDLVINIELKSQLDEKVKLQKITAQMKQNHYYLKFLNRSVFIYTYVENDALYKYDADNDQPQAISIDELITNLINQSVDLEVNPDKLFVPSNYLISPFNKLKEFIDDEYFLTDNQQNIKKEVVTSVQQNKHKIFCILANAGTGKTLLVYDIAKNIMSYGHYPLIIHCGKLNNGHYELINSYNWNLHPINKVHNNSIETLLNMNISMVLIDESQRIRQHQLEMIINKSKEFKTPIVFSYDKKQYLKTGEAKDIYEYITARHPDIAVYKKTLTNKIRTNKEMASFIINLTDIGKSNNFLNYESITIEYFEELDDIKTYIQYLEQCRGWKPITYTNSQYTHEPLDNLASISHTKAHDVIGQEFDKVVFVMDDNFSYNEKGRLTARKNYYSAEGMLYQIVTRVVSQLKIIVLNNPRLYYRLLQIKSLDKS; translated from the coding sequence ATGAAACCAACAAATATTCTTTCTGCATATCAAGGTATCAATGCAATCAATAACGCTGGTATTCGGACAGCCAAAGAAATAAAAGAAACCCTAAAATTATCGAAAAGCGAAGCCAATGTACTGGAACAATTTTGCATAACGTTAAAAAGCCATCAACATTCTTTCGAAATTTTCGATGGATATTATGTAGGTTATTCTATAAAGCAAATTAGTAAAGAGTTTGATTTGCTAAGATTCAGTGAGGATTTGGTAATTAATATAGAACTGAAAAGCCAACTTGATGAAAAAGTTAAATTACAAAAAATCACTGCTCAAATGAAACAAAACCATTATTATCTTAAATTCCTAAATAGAAGTGTCTTTATATATACATATGTAGAAAATGACGCTTTGTACAAGTATGACGCTGACAATGATCAGCCTCAGGCAATTAGTATTGATGAGCTTATCACTAATCTTATCAATCAATCGGTTGATCTAGAAGTTAATCCTGATAAGTTATTTGTCCCAAGTAACTATCTAATATCTCCATTTAACAAACTTAAAGAATTTATTGATGATGAATATTTTTTAACAGATAATCAACAAAATATTAAAAAAGAGGTTGTGACATCTGTTCAGCAAAACAAACACAAGATATTTTGCATATTAGCAAATGCAGGCACAGGAAAGACTCTCTTAGTATACGATATAGCAAAAAACATAATGAGCTATGGTCATTACCCGTTAATTATACATTGTGGCAAGTTAAATAATGGTCATTACGAACTAATTAACTCCTACAACTGGAATTTACATCCTATTAACAAAGTGCACAACAACTCTATAGAAACATTGTTAAACATGAATATAAGCATGGTTTTGATTGATGAATCCCAAAGAATTAGGCAACATCAACTTGAAATGATTATTAATAAATCAAAAGAATTTAAAACACCAATTGTTTTTTCATATGATAAAAAACAATATTTAAAAACCGGTGAAGCCAAGGACATATATGAATACATCACTGCTAGGCACCCTGACATTGCTGTTTACAAAAAAACATTAACAAACAAAATCAGAACAAACAAGGAAATGGCCTCGTTTATTATTAACCTGACAGATATAGGGAAAAGCAACAACTTTTTGAATTATGAAAGTATTACAATTGAGTATTTTGAAGAGCTTGACGATATAAAAACATACATACAATATTTAGAACAATGCAGAGGGTGGAAACCTATTACATACACAAATTCACAATATACCCATGAACCCCTTGATAATCTTGCTTCAATTTCTCATACAAAAGCACATGATGTTATTGGTCAGGAATTCGATAAAGTAGTATTTGTTATGGATGACAACTTCAGTTATAACGAAAAGGGTAGACTAACTGCTAGAAAAAATTATTACAGTGCAGAAGGAATGTTATACCAAATAGTTACAAGAGTAGTAAGTCAACTAAAGATTATAGTCTTAAACAATCCAAGATTATACTATAGACTTTTGCAAATTAAGTCTCTTGATAAAAGTTAA
- a CDS encoding DNA helicase: protein MIENQLISKVLEEKTFFELRRYGIQAEDFPTLGHVYQFVNEYVQENGSVPDYRTVVSEAEEFEYIPEVTDTFKYLCTKLKADTAKRKAYVMLKQEAVKKFADMPGDKFVQWLKAETEAIERETSLAFAMGTDYATNGAERLEWYNKAKEEKSRQFIPTPYPSLTEALGGGFEVGDYILLMAFTNRGKSWIASDTGLAAWENGFGVLHYSPELSKNQQALRLDTLKGHFDNVKLRRGQLQNEKEYHSFLEGFVEGQDSPQYLIKTMEDLPKGLTLEAIEADLQINPDVRMVIIDGFNLMVHGRGKMRDGMTQTSRKLRQLFGRYKVAGLVVHQTPGAAEKENKPDDDGVRVLNPPKLTDYSETIAVIQDAATALTFDADDRAGKLAIEKAREPSVGKVIDLNIDFNRGYIREQDITDQF from the coding sequence ATGATTGAGAACCAGTTAATATCTAAGGTCCTGGAGGAAAAGACCTTTTTCGAATTACGGAGATACGGAATCCAGGCCGAGGATTTCCCGACGCTGGGCCACGTTTACCAGTTCGTTAACGAGTACGTCCAGGAGAACGGGTCCGTCCCGGATTACCGGACCGTCGTCTCCGAGGCCGAGGAATTCGAATACATCCCGGAGGTTACAGATACCTTTAAATACCTTTGTACGAAATTGAAAGCCGACACAGCGAAACGTAAGGCTTATGTAATGCTAAAGCAGGAGGCCGTTAAAAAGTTCGCTGATATGCCGGGGGACAAGTTCGTCCAATGGCTAAAGGCTGAGACTGAGGCCATCGAAAGGGAAACCTCCCTGGCTTTCGCTATGGGGACCGACTACGCCACGAACGGGGCCGAAAGGCTGGAGTGGTACAACAAGGCCAAAGAGGAAAAGAGTCGCCAGTTTATCCCGACGCCTTATCCGTCCTTGACTGAGGCTCTCGGTGGAGGATTCGAGGTCGGAGATTACATCCTTTTAATGGCCTTTACGAACAGGGGTAAAAGCTGGATAGCAAGCGATACCGGTCTCGCTGCCTGGGAGAACGGGTTCGGGGTCCTGCATTATTCCCCGGAGCTGTCAAAAAACCAGCAAGCTCTCAGGCTGGACACACTAAAGGGCCATTTTGATAATGTAAAACTACGCCGGGGCCAGCTCCAGAACGAGAAGGAATATCATTCGTTCCTGGAGGGATTCGTCGAAGGCCAGGATTCTCCGCAGTACCTTATTAAAACAATGGAGGACCTGCCGAAAGGGTTAACGCTGGAGGCGATAGAGGCCGATTTACAGATTAACCCGGACGTCCGAATGGTTATTATCGACGGTTTTAACCTTATGGTCCACGGGCGGGGAAAGATGCGGGACGGAATGACTCAGACTTCCCGGAAGCTGCGACAGCTATTCGGGCGTTATAAGGTCGCCGGTCTCGTCGTCCATCAGACGCCAGGGGCAGCGGAGAAAGAAAATAAACCGGACGACGACGGGGTCCGGGTCCTTAACCCTCCGAAACTCACAGACTACAGCGAAACAATCGCAGTAATCCAGGACGCAGCCACAGCGTTAACATTCGACGCCGATGATAGAGCCGGGAAGCTGGCTATTGAAAAGGCCAGGGAACCTTCGGTCGGGAAGGTCATTGACTTGAATATCGATTTTAACCGGGGATACATCAGAGAGCAGGACATTACAGATCAATTCTAA
- a CDS encoding DNA replication protein has translation MIYGNCMLQTTCRIAGKKGYCHDLCYGYGFFHGSTGTGGVWGLADIPKAYGQIRVPDLPFKKDNPTAYAWVKGYAGKVLEQVEKGQGLYLFSVPNDSNPMGTGTGKTTAAVVILNEYLVARTAQHIRKERRVDEVPGLFVNVARFQNLYNSQFRGTPDMQQQAARRYYNRRGLLEKVELLVLDDMGVRNATEAFMAEIYDIIDLRASELLATVFTSNVPIKNLGEILDDRIASRIQGATVPIAFEGLDKRGGASL, from the coding sequence ATGATTTATGGAAATTGTATGCTGCAAACGACCTGCCGTATAGCCGGTAAAAAAGGCTATTGCCACGACCTTTGTTACGGTTACGGATTCTTTCACGGGTCGACCGGGACCGGAGGCGTATGGGGCCTCGCTGACATCCCAAAGGCTTACGGCCAGATCAGGGTCCCGGACCTTCCATTTAAAAAGGACAATCCGACCGCTTACGCCTGGGTCAAGGGCTACGCCGGTAAAGTTCTGGAGCAGGTCGAAAAAGGCCAGGGACTTTATCTGTTCTCGGTCCCGAACGACAGTAACCCGATGGGGACCGGAACCGGAAAGACGACCGCAGCGGTGGTCATTCTGAACGAATACCTCGTCGCCAGGACAGCACAGCACATTCGAAAAGAGCGGCGGGTGGACGAAGTTCCGGGCCTGTTCGTTAACGTCGCTAGATTCCAGAACTTATATAATAGTCAATTCCGGGGGACGCCGGATATGCAGCAACAAGCAGCTCGCCGGTACTATAACAGGCGGGGGCTGCTGGAAAAGGTCGAGCTGCTGGTCCTGGATGATATGGGAGTTCGTAATGCGACCGAGGCTTTCATGGCTGAGATTTACGACATAATAGACCTCCGGGCGTCCGAGCTGCTGGCGACCGTGTTTACGTCGAATGTTCCGATTAAAAACCTGGGGGAGATATTGGACGACAGAATCGCCAGCAGGATACAAGGGGCGACGGTCCCGATAGCTTTCGAGGGCCTGGATAAGCGGGGAGGGGCGTCGTTATGA
- a CDS encoding site-specific integrase, translating to MAKKKQISTIATNTWQDALQNFIYWKQAMGLADVTISDYRYHVTQFFTRHPEAFTQQSLKRSVLKYMSQKVKPATYNLRLVYLRTFFNWCIEEGILPENPLAGFKKRKDEGRIVKLDAETITKLISLPDKKTYAGLRDYTLVLLTMDTGIRPKEAFYLLVDDVNFRSLEVHIRAEVAKTRVSRTLPLSPPTSQSIRDLLKARHPDWKDDVPIFATTDGTLLNSNTWGDRIEAYCKQLGVKFRPYDLRHAFALQYLRNGGHALGLQRIMGHSDLTMTKRYVALTQQDVRDQHSLASPLNTFLPQKKRVRKVKN from the coding sequence ATGGCTAAGAAAAAGCAAATATCGACAATCGCTACTAATACTTGGCAGGACGCATTACAAAATTTTATTTATTGGAAACAAGCAATGGGATTGGCAGATGTAACAATAAGTGATTACAGGTATCACGTTACCCAATTTTTTACACGTCATCCCGAGGCCTTCACTCAACAGTCACTTAAACGGAGCGTATTAAAGTACATGTCCCAAAAAGTTAAGCCTGCCACGTACAACCTGCGTCTGGTTTACCTAAGAACTTTCTTTAACTGGTGTATAGAGGAAGGTATATTACCCGAAAACCCATTGGCAGGCTTTAAGAAACGTAAAGATGAAGGCAGAATTGTAAAATTAGATGCCGAGACCATAACCAAGCTAATTTCTCTTCCCGATAAAAAAACATATGCAGGCTTACGCGATTATACGTTAGTTTTACTTACCATGGATACCGGGATTCGCCCTAAAGAAGCTTTTTATCTTTTAGTGGATGATGTCAATTTCCGCTCGTTGGAGGTCCATATCCGGGCCGAGGTAGCTAAAACTAGAGTAAGCCGAACTCTTCCTCTATCCCCCCCCACATCACAAAGTATCAGAGATCTCTTGAAAGCCAGACACCCAGACTGGAAAGACGACGTACCTATATTTGCAACAACTGATGGGACTTTGTTAAACAGTAACACCTGGGGAGATAGAATTGAGGCATATTGCAAGCAGCTGGGAGTGAAATTTAGACCGTATGATCTAAGGCATGCCTTTGCTCTGCAATATTTGAGAAACGGCGGACATGCTCTAGGTTTACAGCGTATTATGGGTCACAGTGATCTAACCATGACTAAAAGGTATGTGGCATTGACACAGCAGGACGTTAGAGATCAACATTCGTTGGCTTCACCATTAAATACCTTTCTTCCGCAGAAAAAGCGGGTTAGAAAAGTGAAAAACTAA
- a CDS encoding helix-turn-helix domain-containing protein, whose translation MDGQEKIFLRLYNDFFRSGMAAELGPQRAITLLAIASYMDEDGVACPSQKTLGRDLGISEEMVGKHIRVLLETRWNGQPILQRKKVQVKGAKRYQYYSVYTISPVAQIARFYGEVVSVDGPGQKEPFKKSMSNEEWTSNKVGLNNKTVNYNNSNNSKDSNNSNKRNNSLIAKKGKEIETDDFQIKNSRDVCIYFANKYEQKYEVPYSVNWKRDASMVKTKLWGTYTPEQLRAIIDVIMEEYDTRWRTRDYLRPSIGQLCTWLGNKAMAVVQDREKERADLKQREEEARAAGATMEDLERWLNG comes from the coding sequence ATGGACGGTCAGGAAAAAATATTTCTCCGACTATACAATGATTTCTTTCGCTCCGGGATGGCTGCGGAGCTGGGGCCACAGAGAGCAATTACGCTGCTGGCTATTGCCTCATATATGGACGAGGACGGGGTCGCCTGTCCATCACAAAAAACGCTCGGACGGGACCTGGGAATATCTGAGGAAATGGTCGGTAAGCACATTCGGGTATTACTAGAAACAAGATGGAACGGACAGCCGATACTCCAACGGAAAAAAGTTCAAGTAAAAGGGGCTAAACGATACCAGTATTACTCTGTTTATACAATCTCTCCGGTAGCACAGATAGCCAGATTTTACGGGGAGGTCGTCTCTGTCGATGGACCTGGACAAAAAGAACCCTTCAAAAAGTCGATGTCCAACGAAGAATGGACCTCGAATAAAGTCGGGTTAAATAATAAGACGGTTAACTATAACAACAGTAATAACAGTAAAGACAGTAATAACAGTAATAAACGTAATAACAGTCTTATCGCCAAGAAAGGGAAGGAAATCGAGACGGACGATTTCCAGATCAAGAACAGCCGGGACGTCTGCATTTACTTCGCTAATAAATACGAGCAGAAATACGAGGTCCCGTACTCCGTCAACTGGAAAAGGGACGCCAGCATGGTAAAGACTAAGCTCTGGGGAACGTACACTCCAGAGCAGCTCCGGGCCATTATAGACGTCATTATGGAGGAATACGATACCCGCTGGAGGACCAGGGATTATCTTCGTCCTTCCATCGGTCAGCTCTGTACCTGGCTGGGTAATAAGGCGATGGCTGTCGTCCAGGACCGGGAGAAAGAACGGGCCGACCTAAAACAGAGAGAGGAAGAAGCCAGGGCAGCGGGGGCCACGATGGAGGACCTGGAAAGGTGGTTAAATGGATGA